The following are encoded together in the Tepidiforma bonchosmolovskayae genome:
- the mrdA gene encoding penicillin-binding protein 2, with product MSLLGEGLRTPAGPSRNRPHGNVGVLRAFILLLFAILTVRLVDMQILRGEEFAQRSRENHIVRKNILPTRGLITDRNGEPLVKNVGVYAATILPEMLPASPEARYRIYLRLQELIGVSPLEVQTKVDEAIAAGRDYIAIRIATNLPREAALALEEASSDLPGVSLEVTPGRQYTAGPAFSHILGYIGPQTAEEAKQLRGKGYQLNEPVGKDGIEAWYEADLRGQIGYTAAEQNAQGKLITLIGQQDPVPGNTVRLNIDAGLQQYVAELLEASMKDNGTGWGDAKQAAAVVMNAKTGQVYALVSIPTYDNNIYADAERRADELRRIQADTVTYTLLNKALNPAAPGSTFKLVTATAGLAEGSITPNTAFQIGCSLDIKGENDVIYNYPDWRCHNMLMDVRTAIAWSSNVFFFLTAGGDLERQRGLGKDVETSGAVLAAWARKFGFGKPTGIDLFGESPGRVPDPQWKRRTKVGQGFAPGENEWFLGDTYNTAIGQGDVLATPLQIARMTAAIANGGTLPVPHVADAVIGPDGKVVRTIAPEGEKVDVDPRWLQVVREGMLGSVQYGAGARAASSRTTVAGKTGTAEFFKPDGTKSQHAWFTGFAPYNDPEIVVTVYFDIGVGGDKAAPVAGKIIDYYMEKVRR from the coding sequence ATGAGCCTGCTGGGTGAAGGGCTGCGCACTCCTGCGGGACCATCCCGCAACCGGCCGCACGGCAACGTGGGGGTCCTGCGGGCGTTCATCCTGCTGCTCTTCGCCATCCTGACGGTGCGGCTTGTGGACATGCAGATCCTGCGGGGCGAGGAGTTCGCGCAGCGTTCGCGGGAGAACCACATCGTCCGGAAAAACATCCTGCCGACGCGGGGGCTCATCACCGACCGGAACGGCGAGCCGCTGGTGAAGAACGTTGGCGTGTACGCGGCGACCATCCTGCCGGAGATGCTGCCGGCGTCGCCGGAGGCGCGCTACCGGATCTACCTGCGGCTGCAGGAGCTGATCGGGGTTTCGCCGCTGGAGGTGCAGACGAAGGTCGACGAGGCGATCGCGGCCGGCCGGGATTACATCGCCATCCGGATCGCGACGAATCTGCCGCGGGAGGCGGCGCTGGCGCTGGAGGAGGCATCGTCGGACCTGCCGGGGGTGAGCCTCGAGGTGACGCCGGGGCGGCAGTACACGGCGGGGCCGGCCTTCTCCCACATCCTCGGGTACATCGGCCCGCAGACGGCGGAGGAGGCGAAGCAGCTGCGCGGGAAGGGGTACCAGCTGAATGAGCCGGTCGGGAAGGACGGGATCGAAGCGTGGTATGAGGCGGACCTGCGCGGGCAGATTGGGTACACGGCAGCAGAGCAGAATGCGCAGGGGAAGCTCATCACCCTCATCGGGCAGCAGGACCCGGTCCCGGGGAATACGGTACGGCTGAACATCGACGCCGGGCTGCAGCAGTACGTGGCCGAGCTGCTCGAGGCCTCGATGAAGGACAACGGCACCGGCTGGGGCGATGCGAAGCAGGCGGCGGCGGTGGTGATGAACGCGAAGACCGGGCAGGTGTATGCGCTCGTTTCGATCCCGACGTACGACAACAACATCTACGCGGATGCGGAGCGGCGGGCGGACGAGCTGCGGCGGATCCAGGCCGACACTGTCACGTATACGCTGCTGAACAAGGCGCTCAACCCGGCAGCGCCGGGTTCGACGTTCAAGCTGGTGACGGCGACGGCCGGCCTGGCGGAGGGAAGCATCACACCGAACACGGCGTTCCAGATCGGCTGCAGCCTCGACATCAAGGGCGAGAACGACGTCATCTACAACTACCCCGACTGGCGCTGCCACAACATGCTGATGGATGTGCGGACGGCGATCGCCTGGTCATCGAACGTGTTCTTCTTTCTGACGGCGGGCGGCGACCTGGAGCGGCAGCGCGGGCTCGGGAAGGACGTGGAGACCTCGGGGGCGGTGCTGGCCGCGTGGGCGCGGAAGTTCGGGTTCGGGAAGCCGACTGGCATCGACCTGTTCGGCGAATCGCCGGGGCGCGTGCCGGACCCGCAATGGAAGCGGCGGACGAAGGTGGGCCAGGGCTTCGCGCCGGGCGAGAACGAGTGGTTCCTGGGCGATACCTACAACACAGCGATCGGCCAGGGGGATGTGCTGGCGACGCCGCTCCAGATTGCGCGGATGACGGCGGCAATTGCGAACGGCGGGACGCTTCCGGTGCCGCACGTGGCGGACGCGGTCATCGGGCCGGACGGCAAGGTGGTCCGGACGATTGCGCCGGAAGGCGAGAAGGTGGATGTCGACCCGCGGTGGCTGCAGGTCGTGCGCGAGGGGATGCTGGGTTCGGTGCAGTACGGGGCCGGGGCGCGGGCCGCAAGTTCGCGGACGACGGTGGCCGGGAAGACGGGGACGGCGGAGTTCTTCAAACCGGACGGCACGAAGTCGCAGCACGCGTGGTTTACGGGATTCGCGCCCTACAATGACCCGGAGATCGTGGTGACGGTGTACTTCGATATCGGCGTCGGCGGCGACAAGGCTGCGCCTGTGGCCGGGAAGATCATCGACTACTACATGGAGAAGGTGCGCCGGTGA
- the mreC gene encoding rod shape-determining protein MreC — MLILNRYSWWLGAMVGLAILLGIAGQVGVLSPVQGAFLRVTAPFEAVLGGIFRPVAGLLSSAGEVDDLRAENARLRVENEGLRNELAQRQQDAQRIKELEAALGLAQGDTSQSRLAANVVHRDSSPFTDVITIDRGSNDGIVKGMVVTSTQGSLMGTVTRVTPTRSFVRLITDTRSNVRAAVLGGEGADGILRGNPGRTLTLDMAQGDIKVGDTIVTAGLGGAFPYGIPIGTVTSVEGTTQDLFPKVRVEPLTRLGTATTVLVLMSFVPERLDLEAGP; from the coding sequence ATGCTCATCCTGAACCGGTACTCGTGGTGGCTCGGAGCCATGGTCGGGCTGGCGATTCTGCTCGGAATCGCCGGACAGGTCGGCGTGCTGAGCCCGGTGCAGGGCGCCTTTCTCCGGGTGACTGCGCCGTTCGAGGCTGTGCTGGGCGGCATCTTCCGCCCTGTTGCGGGGCTGCTCTCCAGCGCGGGCGAAGTCGACGACCTGCGCGCCGAGAACGCGCGGCTGCGCGTCGAGAACGAAGGGCTCCGGAATGAGCTGGCGCAGCGGCAGCAGGACGCGCAGCGGATCAAGGAACTGGAGGCAGCGCTCGGGCTGGCGCAGGGCGACACCTCCCAGTCGCGGCTGGCGGCGAACGTGGTCCACCGCGACAGCTCGCCGTTCACTGACGTCATCACGATCGACCGAGGCTCGAACGACGGTATCGTGAAGGGGATGGTGGTGACGTCGACGCAGGGGTCGCTGATGGGCACGGTAACGCGGGTGACGCCGACGCGGTCGTTCGTCCGGCTGATTACCGACACGCGGAGCAACGTGCGGGCGGCGGTGCTGGGCGGAGAAGGGGCCGACGGCATCCTGCGGGGCAACCCGGGGCGGACGCTGACGCTCGACATGGCGCAGGGCGACATCAAGGTGGGCGACACGATCGTGACCGCCGGGCTCGGGGGTGCGTTCCCGTACGGCATTCCGATCGGCACCGTGACGTCAGTGGAGGGCACGACGCAGGACCTGTTCCCGAAGGTGCGGGTGGAACCGCTGACGCGGCTGGGCACCGCAACGACGGTGCTCGTCCTGATGAGCTTCGTGCCGGAGCGGCTGGACCTGGAGGCGGGGCCGTGA
- a CDS encoding rod shape-determining protein, producing the protein MAFPNIFGSLFGFLSHDIAIDLGTANTLVMVKGRGIVIDEPSVVAIDRTTKKILAIGAEAKRMVGRTPANIVAVRPLRDGVISDFEVTEKMLSYFIRAVHDRSFLAQPRVVVGIPSGVTEVEKRAVHDAALNAGARACYLIEEPMAAAIGAGLPVMDAAGCMIVDIGGGTTEVAVISLGGMVVSTSIRVAGDEMDQDIIAYARQVHNLLIGERTAEEIKKLAGSAAPLDPEETIEIRGRDLATGLPKSVEVSTVEIRDALAGSIAAIVEAVRSSIEVTPPELVSDLMAHGIALAGGGALLRGLDRRLSQETRFPVYVAEDPLLCVVRGAGEVLEESALLEKVQSQLVSRRPGR; encoded by the coding sequence TTGGCGTTTCCCAATATTTTCGGTTCGTTATTTGGGTTCTTATCTCACGACATCGCCATCGACCTGGGGACGGCGAACACCCTGGTGATGGTGAAGGGCCGGGGGATCGTCATCGACGAGCCCTCGGTGGTGGCGATCGACCGGACGACGAAGAAGATCCTGGCGATCGGGGCGGAAGCGAAGCGGATGGTGGGCCGGACGCCGGCGAACATTGTGGCGGTGCGGCCCCTGCGCGACGGGGTGATTTCGGACTTCGAAGTCACCGAAAAGATGCTGAGTTACTTCATCCGGGCGGTGCACGACCGGAGCTTCCTGGCGCAGCCGCGGGTGGTGGTGGGCATCCCGAGCGGGGTAACGGAGGTCGAGAAGCGGGCGGTGCACGACGCGGCGCTAAACGCGGGCGCGCGGGCGTGCTACCTGATTGAGGAGCCGATGGCGGCGGCGATCGGCGCCGGTTTACCGGTGATGGACGCGGCCGGGTGCATGATTGTCGACATCGGCGGCGGCACGACGGAGGTGGCCGTCATCTCGCTCGGGGGCATGGTCGTGAGCACCTCGATCCGCGTTGCCGGCGACGAGATGGACCAGGACATCATCGCGTATGCGCGGCAGGTGCATAACCTGCTCATCGGCGAGCGGACGGCGGAGGAGATCAAGAAGCTGGCGGGTTCGGCGGCACCGCTCGACCCGGAAGAGACCATCGAAATCCGGGGGCGCGACCTTGCGACGGGGCTGCCGAAATCGGTGGAGGTGAGCACCGTCGAAATCCGGGACGCGCTGGCGGGTTCAATTGCGGCGATTGTGGAGGCGGTCCGCTCATCGATCGAGGTGACGCCGCCGGAGCTGGTGAGCGACCTGATGGCGCACGGGATTGCGCTTGCCGGGGGCGGCGCGCTGCTGCGGGGGCTCGACCGGCGGCTCTCGCAGGAGACGCGGTTCCCGGTATACGTGGCCGAAGACCCGCTCCTGTGCGTGGTGCGGGGCGCGGGCGAAGTGCTGGAAGAATCGGCGCTGCTGGAGAAGGTGCAGTCGCAGCTGGTTTCGCGACGGCCCGGGCGGTAG
- the ligA gene encoding NAD-dependent DNA ligase LigA, producing MRPVPKTQYEARLRSEELRSLINYHNRLYYELNQPEIPDEVYDDLMNELRAIEAAYPELITPDSPTQRVGGAPLPTFEVVEHRIPLLSLSNCFSEEELRAWHRRAAERLGMERFALVSEPKIDGLAIALVYERGRFVQGATRGDGYHGENVTENLRTIPTIPKQLQGSYPERFEVRGEVYMPRSGFEELNAAIGEENLRREQEGKKPLPMYANPRNAAAGAVRQKDPAVTASRPLAMFVYQLGWCEGPHPQSHFEILGWLREMGFNVNPEARLHPDLEDVFPRIDWWGRERERLDYDIDGVVIKVDDTQAWERLGAVGREPRWATAFKFPPQQRTTKLLDIQVNVGRTGVLTPFAVLEPVVVGGARVSLATLHNEGDIRRKDIRIGDTVIVQRAGEVIPQVVGPVVQLRTGEEREFVMPDRCPACGTPVSRDPDQAAVYCPNAACPAQQIRLIEHFASRSAMDIEGLGEKMAVQLYQSGLVRNVADLYSLTKEQLLRLEKVQEKTAENLLRGIAASKSRPLPNVLFALGIRHVGMETARLLAEHIGSLDRLLDVKAEELQQIEGIGPVVAASIENWVQRPENRAIVERLVAAGVNPRFERPAAGAGPLEGLTIVVTGRLERMSRAEAEDAIRARGGKVGSSVTKGTDFLVVGADAGSKLAKAEKLGTRLLTEEEFLALLERGPAALSQAS from the coding sequence ATGCGCCCGGTGCCGAAGACCCAGTACGAAGCGCGGCTGCGGAGCGAAGAGCTGCGGTCGCTCATCAACTACCACAACCGCCTCTACTACGAGCTGAACCAGCCTGAGATCCCGGACGAGGTCTACGACGACCTGATGAACGAGCTCCGGGCGATCGAAGCGGCGTACCCGGAGCTGATTACGCCGGATTCGCCGACGCAGCGGGTCGGCGGCGCGCCGCTGCCGACGTTCGAGGTAGTCGAGCACCGCATCCCGCTGTTGAGCCTTTCGAACTGCTTCAGCGAGGAGGAGCTGCGGGCGTGGCACCGGCGGGCGGCGGAGCGGCTGGGGATGGAACGGTTCGCACTGGTGTCGGAGCCGAAGATCGACGGGCTGGCGATTGCGCTGGTGTACGAGCGCGGGCGGTTCGTGCAGGGCGCCACGCGGGGCGACGGCTACCACGGCGAGAACGTGACCGAGAACCTGCGGACGATCCCGACGATTCCGAAGCAGCTGCAGGGAAGCTACCCGGAGCGGTTCGAGGTGCGCGGCGAGGTCTACATGCCGCGGAGCGGCTTTGAGGAGCTGAACGCGGCGATCGGCGAGGAGAACCTCCGGCGGGAACAGGAAGGGAAGAAGCCGCTGCCGATGTACGCGAATCCGCGGAACGCGGCGGCGGGAGCCGTGCGGCAGAAGGACCCTGCGGTGACGGCGTCGCGGCCGCTGGCGATGTTCGTCTACCAGCTCGGCTGGTGCGAGGGTCCGCACCCGCAGAGCCACTTCGAAATCCTGGGCTGGCTCAGGGAGATGGGGTTCAACGTCAACCCCGAAGCGCGGCTCCACCCGGACCTGGAGGACGTTTTCCCGCGGATCGACTGGTGGGGCCGCGAGCGGGAGCGGCTGGACTACGACATCGACGGCGTGGTCATCAAGGTTGACGACACGCAGGCGTGGGAGCGGCTCGGCGCGGTGGGCCGCGAGCCGCGCTGGGCGACGGCGTTCAAGTTCCCGCCGCAGCAGCGGACGACGAAGCTGCTGGACATCCAGGTGAACGTCGGGAGGACCGGCGTGCTGACGCCGTTCGCCGTGCTGGAGCCGGTGGTGGTCGGCGGGGCGCGGGTCTCGCTCGCGACGCTGCACAACGAGGGGGACATCCGGCGGAAGGACATCCGCATCGGCGACACGGTGATCGTGCAGCGCGCGGGTGAGGTAATTCCGCAGGTGGTCGGGCCGGTGGTGCAGCTGCGGACGGGCGAAGAGCGGGAGTTCGTGATGCCGGACCGGTGCCCGGCGTGCGGGACGCCCGTTTCGCGGGACCCGGACCAGGCGGCGGTCTACTGTCCGAACGCGGCCTGCCCGGCGCAGCAGATCCGGCTCATCGAGCATTTCGCGAGCCGGTCGGCGATGGATATCGAAGGGCTGGGGGAGAAGATGGCGGTCCAGCTGTACCAGAGCGGGCTGGTGCGGAACGTGGCCGACCTGTACTCGCTGACAAAGGAGCAGCTGCTCCGCCTGGAGAAGGTGCAGGAGAAAACCGCCGAGAACCTGCTGCGCGGCATCGCGGCGAGCAAGAGCCGGCCGCTGCCGAACGTGCTTTTCGCGCTGGGCATCCGCCATGTGGGGATGGAGACGGCCCGGCTGCTGGCCGAGCACATCGGCAGCCTCGACCGGCTGCTCGACGTGAAGGCGGAGGAGCTCCAGCAGATCGAGGGGATCGGCCCGGTGGTCGCCGCGAGCATCGAGAACTGGGTGCAGCGGCCGGAGAACCGGGCGATTGTCGAGCGGCTGGTCGCGGCGGGGGTGAACCCGCGGTTCGAGCGACCGGCGGCGGGCGCGGGGCCGCTGGAGGGGCTGACGATTGTGGTGACCGGCCGGCTGGAGCGGATGAGCCGCGCCGAGGCCGAGGACGCGATCCGGGCGCGCGGCGGGAAGGTGGGAAGCTCAGTGACGAAGGGGACCGACTTCCTGGTCGTTGGGGCGGATGCCGGCTCGAAGCTGGCGAAAGCGGAGAAGCTGGGGACACGGCTGCTGACGGAGGAGGAGTTCCTGGCGCTGCTGGAGCGGGGGCCGGCGGCGCTTTCGCAGGCTTCGTGA
- the hisH gene encoding imidazole glycerol phosphate synthase subunit HisH, with translation MRDRVVVIDYDAGNLRSVARALDFVGASPLVSAEPADIAGAGALVLPGVGAAADTMRNLRERGLIEPIRDYIAAGRPFLGVCMGLQALLERSEEGDQECLGILPGDVRRFPAQPGLKVPHMGWNTIEWRYPHPVTEGIPSGSYFYFVHSYHPATPDPALVLGETEYGLRFPSVLARGYLVATQCHPEKSGRDGLRFYANFVRWARDGAPVPAAAAAP, from the coding sequence ATGCGAGACCGCGTGGTCGTCATCGATTACGACGCTGGCAACCTCCGCAGCGTCGCCCGCGCCCTCGACTTCGTCGGGGCCAGCCCCCTCGTCAGCGCCGAGCCCGCAGATATCGCCGGCGCCGGCGCCCTCGTCCTTCCCGGGGTCGGCGCTGCCGCCGATACGATGCGCAACCTCCGCGAGCGCGGCCTCATCGAGCCGATCCGCGACTACATCGCCGCCGGCCGCCCCTTCCTCGGCGTCTGCATGGGCCTCCAGGCCCTCCTCGAACGCTCAGAAGAAGGCGACCAGGAGTGCCTCGGCATCCTCCCCGGCGACGTGCGCCGATTCCCCGCGCAGCCTGGCCTGAAAGTGCCCCACATGGGCTGGAACACCATCGAGTGGCGCTACCCCCATCCCGTCACCGAGGGCATCCCCTCCGGCAGCTACTTCTACTTCGTCCACTCCTATCACCCGGCCACGCCTGACCCGGCGCTCGTCCTCGGCGAAACCGAGTACGGCCTCCGCTTCCCCTCGGTGCTCGCGCGTGGCTACCTTGTGGCCACGCAGTGTCACCCGGAAAAAAGCGGCCGCGACGGCCTCCGCTTCTACGCAAACTTTGTCCGCTGGGCCCGCGACGGCGCCCCCGTCCCCGCGGCCGCCGCCGCCCCGTGA
- the hisA gene encoding 1-(5-phosphoribosyl)-5-[(5-phosphoribosylamino)methylideneamino]imidazole-4-carboxamide isomerase, whose amino-acid sequence MSFEVIPAIDLRGGRCVRLRQGDYGRETAYSDDPVAVARQWQAEGARRLHVVDLDGAREGRPVNTAVIEAICRAVAIPVEVSGGIRTLEAIAAALARGADRVQLGSIAVKDPALTRAAIQRFGPAIVVAIDARDGEVRTDGWLHGSNVRALDLARELDAAGVARIMFTDISRDGTLSEPNFRAYRDLLAAVRCPVIASGGISTLDHLRELAAIGCEGAIVGTSLYERRFTLREALAAVAMA is encoded by the coding sequence GTGAGCTTTGAAGTCATCCCCGCCATCGACCTCCGCGGCGGCCGCTGCGTCCGCCTCCGCCAGGGTGACTACGGCCGCGAAACCGCCTACAGCGATGACCCCGTCGCCGTCGCCCGCCAGTGGCAGGCCGAGGGCGCCCGGCGCCTCCACGTCGTCGACCTCGACGGCGCCCGCGAAGGCCGTCCGGTCAATACCGCCGTCATCGAAGCCATCTGCCGCGCGGTCGCCATCCCGGTCGAGGTCTCCGGCGGCATCCGGACGCTCGAAGCCATCGCGGCTGCCCTCGCCCGCGGCGCCGACCGCGTCCAGCTCGGCTCCATCGCGGTCAAAGACCCCGCGCTCACCCGCGCCGCCATCCAACGGTTCGGGCCCGCCATCGTCGTGGCCATCGACGCCCGCGACGGCGAGGTCCGCACCGACGGGTGGCTACACGGTAGCAACGTCCGCGCGCTCGACCTCGCCCGCGAGCTCGATGCCGCCGGCGTCGCCCGCATCATGTTCACCGACATCTCCCGCGACGGCACCCTCTCCGAACCGAACTTCCGAGCCTACCGCGACCTCCTCGCAGCCGTCCGCTGCCCGGTCATCGCCTCCGGCGGCATCTCCACCCTCGACCACCTCCGCGAACTCGCCGCCATCGGCTGCGAGGGCGCCATCGTCGGCACCTCGCTCTACGAGCGCCGCTTCACGCTCCGCGAGGCCTTGGCCGCGGTAGCTATGGCGTAG
- the hisF gene encoding imidazole glycerol phosphate synthase subunit HisF codes for MLTRRIIPCFDVDRGRVVKGVSFVQLRDAGDPVELARAYEAAGADELVFLDITASAEDRVTTYDMVAATAEQVFIPFTVGGGIRSTADMKIMLELGAEKVSINTAAIQDPDLISSGADRFGSQCIVVAIDARRVEGVPGSWEVYSHGGRMPTGLDAVEWAVEAARRGAGELLVTSMDADGHQQGYDIELLRAISDAVPVPVIASGGAGGPEHMAAALTEGRADAVLAASIFHFGTYTIRQVKEYLAARGIPVRPVPDPEPIP; via the coding sequence ATGCTCACCCGGCGCATCATCCCCTGCTTCGACGTCGACCGCGGCCGTGTCGTGAAAGGCGTCTCCTTCGTCCAGCTCCGCGACGCCGGCGACCCCGTCGAACTCGCACGCGCCTACGAAGCCGCCGGCGCCGATGAGCTCGTCTTCCTCGATATCACCGCCTCCGCTGAAGACCGCGTCACCACCTACGACATGGTCGCCGCAACCGCCGAGCAGGTCTTCATCCCCTTCACCGTCGGCGGCGGCATCCGCTCCACGGCCGACATGAAAATCATGCTCGAACTCGGCGCTGAGAAGGTCAGCATCAATACCGCCGCCATCCAGGACCCCGACCTCATCTCCAGCGGCGCCGACCGTTTCGGCAGCCAGTGCATCGTCGTCGCCATCGATGCCCGCCGCGTCGAAGGCGTCCCCGGCTCCTGGGAGGTCTACTCCCACGGCGGCCGCATGCCGACCGGCCTCGATGCCGTCGAATGGGCCGTCGAAGCCGCCCGCCGCGGCGCCGGCGAGCTCCTCGTCACCAGCATGGACGCCGACGGCCACCAGCAGGGCTACGACATCGAACTCCTCCGCGCCATCTCCGATGCGGTCCCGGTCCCGGTCATCGCTTCCGGCGGCGCCGGCGGCCCCGAGCACATGGCTGCCGCGCTCACCGAAGGCCGCGCCGACGCCGTCCTTGCCGCCAGCATCTTCCACTTCGGCACGTACACCATCCGGCAGGTGAAGGAGTACCTCGCTGCCCGCGGCATTCCCGTCCGGCCCGTGCCCGATCCGGAGCCCATCCCATGA
- the hisI gene encoding phosphoribosyl-AMP cyclohydrolase yields the protein MSEVERLAFGPDGLMPAVVQDADTGEVLILGYMNEEALRRTLETGLVTFWSRSRGQLWQKGETSGNTLALVSIAKNCEANSLLVKARPAGPACHTGHATCYYRPLDPARDLPGTE from the coding sequence ATGAGCGAAGTCGAGCGCCTGGCCTTCGGTCCCGATGGCCTCATGCCAGCGGTCGTGCAGGATGCCGACACCGGCGAGGTCCTCATCCTCGGTTATATGAATGAAGAAGCCCTCCGGCGCACCCTCGAAACCGGCCTCGTCACCTTCTGGAGCCGCTCCCGCGGCCAGCTCTGGCAGAAGGGCGAAACCTCCGGCAACACCCTCGCCCTCGTGTCCATCGCCAAGAACTGCGAGGCCAACTCCCTCCTCGTCAAAGCGCGGCCCGCCGGCCCTGCCTGCCACACCGGGCATGCGACCTGCTACTACCGCCCTCTCGATCCCGCACGCGACCTCCCCGGCACCGAATAA
- a CDS encoding DUF2905 domain-containing protein, with amino-acid sequence MEPRSLGLLIVIVGLALVVIGGLVALGAFSWFGRLPGDIRIESGSTRVYIPITTMLLLSVGLSLLAAIFRRFQ; translated from the coding sequence ATGGAACCGCGCAGCCTCGGCCTCCTGATCGTTATCGTCGGCCTCGCCCTCGTCGTCATCGGCGGCCTCGTCGCTCTCGGCGCGTTCAGCTGGTTCGGCCGCCTCCCCGGCGACATCCGCATCGAAAGCGGCAGCACCCGCGTCTACATCCCCATCACCACCATGCTCCTCCTTTCCGTCGGCCTCTCCCTCCTCGCGGCTATCTTCCGCCGCTTCCAGTAA
- a CDS encoding dihydrofolate reductase family protein, whose translation MPKPDYTALEFPAPPDNRPYVIVNMVMSVDGKTVVEGTEQGLGSPVDQRLMRELRVHADIVLNGAETLRVSGSSSRLGDPILETIRAARGREGLPIAATITASANLPLDRIFFTAPDFDAVVYVARGAPADRVRALRATGRQVVLLPKRNDLAAMLRHMRGELGASLLLCEGGPTLNAGLFAIDAVDELFITIGPRIVGGRDTLTPVEGERAFTRRTMKQLELVSAVPNEATGELYCRYRVRR comes from the coding sequence ATGCCCAAGCCCGATTACACCGCGCTCGAATTCCCTGCCCCGCCCGACAACCGCCCCTACGTCATCGTCAACATGGTCATGTCGGTCGACGGCAAAACCGTCGTCGAAGGCACCGAGCAGGGCCTCGGCTCGCCGGTCGACCAGCGCCTCATGCGCGAGCTCCGCGTTCATGCCGATATCGTTCTCAACGGCGCCGAAACCCTCCGCGTCAGCGGCTCCTCCTCCCGCCTCGGCGACCCCATCCTCGAAACCATCCGCGCGGCACGCGGCCGCGAGGGGCTCCCCATCGCCGCTACCATCACCGCCTCCGCCAACCTCCCCCTCGACCGCATCTTCTTCACCGCCCCCGACTTCGACGCCGTCGTCTACGTCGCCCGCGGCGCCCCCGCCGACCGCGTCCGCGCACTCCGCGCCACCGGCCGGCAGGTCGTGCTCCTCCCGAAACGCAATGACCTCGCTGCCATGCTCCGCCACATGCGCGGCGAACTCGGCGCGAGCCTCCTCCTCTGCGAGGGCGGCCCCACCCTGAACGCCGGCCTCTTCGCCATCGATGCCGTTGACGAGCTGTTCATCACCATCGGCCCCCGCATCGTCGGCGGACGTGACACCCTCACCCCGGTCGAAGGCGAACGCGCCTTCACCCGCCGCACAATGAAGCAGCTCGAACTCGTCTCCGCCGTCCCGAACGAAGCCACCGGCGAGCTCTACTGCCGCTACCGGGTGCGCCGCTAA